A window of Labrys wisconsinensis genomic DNA:
CAAGCAGTTCGGCTCGGTGATCGCGCTGTCCGGCGTGTCGATGTCGGTCGGGGCCGGGGAGGTTCTGTGCCTGCTCGGCGACAACGGCGCCGGCAAGTCGACGCTGATCAAGACGCTGTCGGGGGTGCACAAGCCGAGCTCGGGCGACTTCCT
This region includes:
- a CDS encoding ATP-binding cassette domain-containing protein; protein product: MARQNAAPLIAVRNIVKQFGSVIALSGVSMSVGAGEVLCLLGDNGAGKSTLIKTLSGVHKPSSGDFL